A window of the Lolium perenne isolate Kyuss_39 chromosome 7, Kyuss_2.0, whole genome shotgun sequence genome harbors these coding sequences:
- the LOC127316577 gene encoding glycerophosphodiester phosphodiesterase GDPD1, chloroplastic, with the protein MAHPAPATTPRAAASRPISARAVAGGTPRELPFALLAERGMVVGGHRGMGMNAVGAPPGARVAAVRERENTLLSFARAADHAAVAFVEFDVQVTKDDCPVIFHDDFILTQRTEALYERRVTDLLLEEFLSYGVQRESHKVSKPLLRRMEDGRILTWSIEEDDSLCTLQEVFEHISPHLGFNIELKFDDNIIYPSGTLSCALQAVLQVVFQHAGTRPIFFSTFQPDAARIARELQSVYPVLFLTEGGTAKYNDERRNSVDQAIRVCQEYDLHGVVSEVRGVLKNPSAILKAQESNLAFLTYGQLNNVREAVYLQHLMGVNGVIVDLVEEISNVVAEFSKPSLSQSTFSNSSGIEMHEAFSQQQLGFLLRLIPELIQQPH; encoded by the exons ATGGCGCATCCGGCTCCGGCGACGACCCCTCGCGCGGCGGCGAGCCGCCCGATCTCGGCCCGCGCCGTCGCCGGAGGGACGCCGCGggagctgccgttcgcgctgctGGCGGAGCGCGGGATGGTGGTCGGGGGCCACCGCGGGATGGGGATGAACGCGGTGGGGGCGCCGCCCGGGGCGCGGGTCGCCGCGGTCAGGGAGCGGGAGAACACGCTGCTCTCCTTCGCCCGCGCTGCCGACCACGCCGCCGTCGCCTTCGTCGAGTTCGACGTCCAG GTTACAAAAGATGACTGCCCAGTTATCTTCCACGATGACTTTATCCTCACCCAAAGAACT GAGGCTTTATATGAAAGGCGTGTTACTGATCTTCTACTGGAAGAGTTCCTTTCATATGGGGTACAAAGAGAATCCCACAAG GTCTCCAAGCCCTTACTTAGACGGATGGAAGATGGGAGAATACTTACTTGGAGCATAGAAGAAGATGATTCTCTCTGCACATTGCAGGAAGTCTTCGAACATATCAGTCCCCATCTGGGATTTAACATCGAGCTAAAGTTTGATGACAACATTATCTATCCGAGTGGCACGCTTAGCTGTGCTCTTCAAGCTGTATTGCAA GTTGTTTTTCAGCATGCTGGCACCAGGCCAATCTTTTTCTCAACATTCCAACCTGATGCGGCACGGATAGCACGGGAACTCCAAAGCGTATATCCT GTACTGTTCTTAACAGAAGGGGGAACAGCTAAATACAATGATGAGAGAAGGAACTCCGTTGACCAGGCTATCCGAGTATGCCAAGAGTATGACTTGCATGGGGTCGTCTCAGAAGTGAGAGGGGTTCTGAAGAATCCCTCAGCAATTCTCAAAGCTCAAGAATCAAACCTTGCATTTCTCACCTATGGGCAGCTCAA TAACGTGCGGGAGGCTGTTTACCTCCAGCATCTGATGGGTGTGAATGGTGTCATTGTTGATCTAGTGGAGGAAATCTCGAATGTCGTGGCAGAATTCAGTAAACCCAGCCTCAGCCAGAGCACGTTCAGTAACAGTTCTGGCATAGAAATGCACGAGGCCTTCTCACAGCAGCAGCTGGGGTTCTTGCTCCGGCTTATACCTGAACTGATTCAGCAACCACACTGA